In Phreatobacter stygius, a genomic segment contains:
- the cnbZ gene encoding 2-amino-5-chloromuconate deaminase CnbZ: MTEVIDFATGGYKFIKGVSQYSAGVAALPGFRLERVRFASPVPLAEGFRRIAEIIKAAGRSLTAFAACELRSPAPFTEQGFVAFNSVYITTLKEWGLFENGLNPIARSNVCPEVLPPSEPSFYAFSFTTVAPDAAPSFVVAGSGEAPEGHATYADHIVSRGDLSQEGLRAKARFVLAEMERRMAALGFTWADATASQLYTVHNVHPFLADEIARRGAMRAGLTWHFNRPPVQELEYEMDCRGLAIEHVA, encoded by the coding sequence ATGACCGAGGTCATCGATTTTGCCACCGGCGGCTACAAGTTCATCAAGGGCGTGTCGCAATATTCCGCCGGCGTCGCCGCCCTGCCCGGCTTCCGGCTCGAGCGCGTTCGCTTCGCCTCGCCCGTGCCGCTGGCCGAGGGCTTTCGCCGCATCGCCGAGATCATCAAGGCCGCCGGCCGGTCGCTGACCGCTTTCGCGGCCTGCGAGCTGCGCTCGCCGGCGCCCTTCACCGAACAGGGCTTCGTCGCCTTCAATTCGGTCTATATCACCACGCTGAAGGAGTGGGGCCTGTTCGAGAACGGCCTCAACCCGATCGCCCGCAGCAATGTCTGCCCGGAGGTCTTGCCGCCGTCGGAGCCGAGCTTCTACGCCTTCTCCTTCACCACCGTCGCGCCCGATGCAGCGCCCTCCTTCGTGGTTGCCGGCAGTGGCGAAGCGCCCGAGGGCCATGCCACCTATGCCGACCATATCGTCAGCCGCGGCGACCTCAGCCAGGAGGGCCTGCGCGCCAAGGCGCGTTTCGTGCTCGCCGAAATGGAACGGCGCATGGCGGCCCTCGGCTTCACCTGGGCCGACGCCACCGCCTCCCAGCTCTATACCGTGCACAACGTCCATCCCTTCCTCGCCGACGAGATCGCCCGCCGCGGCGCCATGCGCGCCGGCCTGACCTGGCATTTCAACCGGCCGCCGGTGCAGGAGCTGGAATATGAAATGGACTGCCGCGGCCTGGCGATCGAACACGTCGCCTGA
- a CDS encoding ABC transporter ATP-binding protein: MTTLTVDTMTAGYGDVTVLTGVSFSVGAPGITAVIGSNGAGKTTLLRAISGLIRPASGSVTLNGQNLAGLAPDGFVAAGIAHVPEGRRLFAGMTVEDNLMMGAFSRRVPAAELQRDLDAIYAIFPRLGERRKQDAVSMSGGEQQMCAIGRGLMAKPKVMLIDELSLGLAPVAVDVLVAALRTVAADGLGLLVVEQDVAVAFDLASSIVVLDRGRVTRTGSSAEIAADPAVRAAYLGEA; encoded by the coding sequence ATGACCACCTTGACGGTCGACACCATGACCGCCGGTTATGGCGACGTAACGGTCCTGACCGGCGTCTCGTTCAGCGTCGGCGCGCCCGGCATCACGGCCGTCATCGGCTCCAACGGCGCCGGCAAGACCACGCTGCTGCGCGCCATTTCGGGGCTGATCCGGCCAGCCTCCGGCAGCGTCACGCTGAACGGTCAGAACCTCGCCGGCCTCGCGCCGGATGGCTTCGTCGCCGCCGGCATCGCCCATGTCCCCGAGGGCCGGCGCCTGTTCGCCGGCATGACGGTCGAAGACAACCTGATGATGGGCGCCTTCTCGCGGCGGGTCCCGGCCGCCGAGCTGCAGCGCGATCTCGACGCGATCTATGCGATCTTTCCGCGCCTCGGCGAGCGGCGCAAGCAGGATGCGGTGTCGATGTCCGGCGGCGAACAGCAGATGTGCGCCATTGGCCGCGGCCTGATGGCCAAGCCCAAGGTCATGCTGATCGACGAATTGTCGCTGGGGCTCGCCCCGGTCGCCGTCGACGTACTGGTCGCCGCCCTCAGGACGGTGGCCGCCGACGGCCTCGGCCTGCTGGTGGTCGAACAGGACGTGGCGGTCGCCTTCGATCTCGCCAGTTCCATCGTGGTGCTCGACCGCGGCCGGGTGACCCGTACCGGCTCCAGCGCCGAGATCGCGGCCGATCCGGCCGTGCGCGCCGCCTATCTCGGCGAAGCCTGA
- a CDS encoding PAS domain S-box protein, whose product MIAGTDLLEALPVAVYTTDAEGRITFYNEAAAQFWGHRPTLGSDRWCGSWRLFWPDGRPLPHDECPMAVTLREGRPVRGVEAVAERPDGTRVPFMPYPTPLKDASGQVTGAINLLVDIGHHKTAEIESARLAAIVASSDDAIISKTLEGRITSWNAGATRIFGYEADEMIGAPILRIIPPELHEEEFEILAKLKRGERLDHFETIRVARDGRRLDISLTVSPLFDKAGHVIGTSKVARDITERKRSEELQRLLFDELNHRVKNTLATIQAIASQSLRRATSPGDFVQSFNGRVQALARAHDLLVRGKMTGADVAELVREQVVLGSPDGTRIVCSGPRLKLDAQAAVQLALVLHELATNARKYGALSVPTGQLSINWKMQMNGGRELFLEWQESGVPKVDAPTSHGFGTTLIQRTLETNGGQADMHYGAHGVVCEIRLHLPEQAALEFGERAALALVDDRPGVAEPAGLADLRGKRILLIEDEPLVAMDIEHELIAAGCQVIGPAGTITSASRLIADTPCDAALVDANLAGHPVDELAAALAAKGIPFAFATGYGRDGLPGAFQEKPILAKPFSSAQLLAMMTGLLGKGGQPPS is encoded by the coding sequence ATGATCGCCGGTACCGACCTGCTCGAAGCCCTGCCCGTCGCGGTCTACACGACCGATGCCGAAGGCCGCATCACCTTCTACAATGAGGCGGCCGCGCAGTTCTGGGGCCACCGGCCGACGCTTGGAAGCGACAGGTGGTGCGGGTCATGGCGCCTGTTCTGGCCGGACGGCCGCCCTCTCCCCCATGACGAATGCCCGATGGCGGTGACGCTCAGGGAAGGCCGGCCGGTCCGCGGGGTCGAGGCCGTGGCCGAGAGGCCAGACGGCACGCGCGTGCCCTTCATGCCCTATCCCACCCCCTTGAAGGACGCCTCGGGCCAGGTGACCGGGGCGATCAATCTCCTGGTCGACATTGGCCACCACAAGACGGCCGAGATCGAATCGGCGCGTCTGGCGGCGATCGTCGCCTCGTCCGACGATGCGATCATCAGCAAGACGCTTGAAGGCCGGATCACCTCATGGAATGCCGGCGCGACACGCATCTTCGGCTACGAGGCGGACGAGATGATCGGCGCGCCGATCCTGCGCATCATTCCGCCGGAGCTGCACGAGGAAGAATTCGAGATTCTCGCCAAGTTGAAGCGCGGCGAACGCCTTGATCATTTCGAGACGATCCGGGTCGCCCGCGATGGCCGGCGGCTGGACATATCGCTGACCGTCTCGCCCTTGTTCGACAAGGCCGGACATGTCATCGGCACCTCGAAGGTCGCCCGCGACATCACCGAGCGCAAGCGCAGCGAGGAACTGCAACGCCTGCTGTTCGACGAGCTCAACCATCGCGTCAAGAACACCCTGGCGACGATTCAGGCCATCGCCAGCCAGTCGTTGCGCCGCGCGACGAGCCCTGGCGATTTCGTCCAGAGCTTCAACGGCCGCGTTCAGGCGCTGGCGCGCGCGCACGATCTCCTGGTCAGGGGCAAGATGACCGGCGCCGATGTGGCCGAACTCGTCCGCGAGCAGGTCGTGCTCGGCTCCCCGGACGGCACCCGCATCGTGTGTTCCGGGCCGCGCCTGAAGCTTGATGCCCAGGCCGCCGTGCAACTGGCGCTGGTCCTGCACGAGCTTGCCACCAATGCCCGGAAATACGGGGCGCTGTCGGTGCCGACGGGACAACTCTCGATCAACTGGAAGATGCAGATGAACGGCGGGCGCGAGCTGTTCCTGGAATGGCAGGAAAGCGGCGTTCCCAAGGTCGATGCGCCAACCTCGCACGGCTTCGGCACGACTCTCATTCAGCGCACCCTCGAAACCAATGGCGGCCAGGCCGACATGCACTACGGCGCCCATGGCGTGGTTTGCGAGATCCGCCTGCATTTGCCCGAACAGGCTGCGTTGGAATTCGGTGAAAGGGCTGCACTGGCGCTGGTCGACGATCGGCCCGGCGTGGCGGAGCCGGCCGGCCTCGCCGATCTGCGCGGCAAGCGGATCCTGCTCATCGAGGACGAGCCGCTGGTCGCCATGGATATCGAACATGAGCTCATTGCCGCCGGCTGCCAGGTCATCGGCCCAGCCGGCACCATCACGAGCGCGAGCCGGCTGATCGCCGATACGCCCTGTGACGCCGCGCTGGTCGACGCGAACCTCGCTGGCCATCCGGTCGACGAACTCGCCGCGGCCCTGGCCGCGAAGGGCATCCCCTTCGCCTTCGCAACCGGATACGGACGGGATGGCCTGCCCGGCGCCTTCCAGGAGAAACCCATCCTGGCGAAACCTTTCAGTTCGGCGCAACTGCTCGCGATGATGACCGGCCTGCTCGGCAAGGGCGGCCAGCCTCCGAGCTGA
- a CDS encoding branched-chain amino acid ABC transporter permease, whose amino-acid sequence MSASLLAQVLANGLLLGGLYAAVAAGFSLVWGVLNVVNMLHGSAIVLGSYAAFFGWQKFGVNPFLSALVVGPAIGALGWAVQRYLVERVIAAPVLITLVLTFALDLILNNAMIAAFSADYRKIGSVSGLPPLTIGPVGVPVDRLLAALAGIAATLAIHLYLTRSRLGRAIVAVRMDRETAMLMGVKVEAIYAATFGIGLALAGIAGCLMAAVFPISPLNSPGYLGVAFVACVLGGLGSVVGAIVGGLVLGVVESFGAIFVGPEYSVTVASVLLIIMLLWRPQGLLGRAGYE is encoded by the coding sequence ATGAGCGCCTCCCTCCTCGCGCAAGTCCTCGCCAACGGCCTGTTGCTCGGCGGCCTCTATGCCGCCGTCGCAGCCGGTTTCTCGCTGGTCTGGGGCGTCCTCAACGTCGTCAACATGCTGCACGGCTCGGCGATCGTGCTGGGCTCCTACGCGGCCTTTTTCGGCTGGCAGAAGTTCGGCGTGAATCCGTTCCTGTCGGCCCTGGTGGTCGGTCCGGCGATCGGCGCGCTCGGCTGGGCGGTGCAGCGCTATCTGGTCGAGCGGGTCATCGCCGCGCCGGTGCTGATCACGCTGGTGCTGACCTTTGCCCTCGACCTGATCCTCAACAACGCCATGATCGCCGCCTTCTCGGCCGACTACCGCAAGATCGGCAGCGTCTCGGGCCTGCCGCCCTTGACCATCGGCCCTGTCGGCGTGCCGGTCGACCGGCTGCTGGCAGCACTCGCCGGCATTGCCGCAACCCTTGCCATCCACCTCTACCTGACCCGCTCGCGGCTCGGCCGCGCCATTGTCGCCGTGCGCATGGACCGCGAGACGGCCATGCTGATGGGCGTCAAAGTCGAGGCGATCTATGCCGCCACCTTCGGCATCGGCCTGGCGCTGGCCGGCATTGCCGGCTGCCTGATGGCCGCGGTCTTCCCGATCTCGCCGCTGAACAGCCCCGGCTATCTCGGCGTCGCCTTCGTCGCCTGCGTTCTCGGCGGCCTCGGCAGTGTCGTCGGCGCCATTGTCGGCGGCCTGGTGCTGGGCGTGGTCGAAAGCTTCGGCGCCATCTTCGTCGGCCCGGAATACAGCGTCACGGTCGCCTCGGTCCTGCTGATCATCATGCTGCTGTGGCGTCCGCAAGGGCTTCTCGGCCGAGCCGGTTACGAATGA
- a CDS encoding amino acid ABC transporter substrate-binding protein → MDRRSLLGGLSAAALGSRFAFGQTTSEIRIGAPLPLTGPLAPEGRKQKRGYDLWAAEVAKQGGVEVGGRKLPVKIIYSDYQSATPRGVQACDLLVSQEKVQFLFSPFGSGAAKAGSAIAERYKIPMIAPTASSVEVYDQGFKYLFGTFTPNSTLTEPLAKLVTEKAPDVKKVAIFSRNDLLPLSLAVEMRKSCQARNLNVVYDEKFAIGTLDFASALTQIRAAAPDWIFVGGYINDLVQVRSQMRDLGLKPKVLTMIAGPAYEEYIQALGSAAENVTSASWWHPAVRYEGADLFGSTARYVQTFRAAYAGETPDYAEASASAAGAILQLAIKQAGTLEGPVVRDALAALNVQTFWGPVHFGASGQIDSLTPPVFQIQDGKTVVLLPGEIKQGELKFGIA, encoded by the coding sequence ATGGATCGGCGTTCACTGCTCGGCGGCCTCTCCGCCGCGGCCCTCGGCTCTCGCTTCGCTTTCGGCCAGACCACCAGCGAAATCCGTATTGGCGCGCCGCTGCCCTTGACCGGGCCGCTGGCGCCGGAAGGTCGCAAGCAGAAGCGCGGTTACGATCTGTGGGCCGCCGAGGTCGCCAAGCAGGGCGGCGTCGAGGTCGGCGGACGAAAGCTGCCGGTCAAGATCATCTATTCCGACTACCAGTCGGCCACGCCCCGTGGCGTCCAGGCCTGCGACCTCCTGGTCAGCCAGGAGAAGGTGCAGTTTCTGTTCTCGCCGTTCGGATCGGGCGCCGCCAAGGCGGGCAGCGCCATTGCCGAGCGCTACAAGATCCCGATGATCGCGCCGACCGCCTCCTCGGTCGAGGTCTATGACCAGGGCTTCAAATATCTGTTCGGCACCTTCACGCCGAACTCGACCCTGACCGAACCGCTCGCCAAGCTGGTCACCGAGAAGGCGCCTGATGTGAAGAAGGTGGCGATCTTCTCGCGCAACGACCTGCTGCCGCTGTCGCTGGCGGTGGAAATGCGCAAGTCCTGCCAGGCGCGCAATCTGAACGTCGTCTATGACGAGAAGTTCGCCATCGGCACGCTCGATTTCGCCTCCGCCCTGACCCAGATCCGGGCCGCGGCCCCGGACTGGATCTTTGTCGGCGGCTATATCAACGACCTCGTCCAGGTCCGGTCCCAGATGCGCGATCTCGGCCTCAAGCCGAAGGTGCTGACCATGATCGCCGGCCCGGCTTACGAGGAATATATCCAGGCCCTCGGCAGCGCCGCCGAAAACGTCACCAGCGCCTCCTGGTGGCATCCCGCCGTGCGCTACGAAGGCGCCGACCTGTTCGGCTCGACCGCGCGTTACGTCCAGACCTTCCGCGCCGCCTATGCCGGCGAAACCCCCGACTATGCCGAGGCCTCGGCCTCGGCCGCGGGCGCCATCCTGCAGCTTGCCATCAAGCAGGCCGGCACGCTGGAAGGGCCGGTCGTGCGCGATGCGCTCGCCGCCCTCAATGTCCAGACCTTCTGGGGCCCGGTCCATTTCGGCGCGAGCGGCCAGATCGACAGCCTGACCCCGCCGGTGTTCCAGATCCAGGACGGCAAGACCGTCGTGCTGCTGCCCGGCGAGATCAAGCAGGGCGAGCTCAAGTTCGGCATCGCCTGA
- a CDS encoding ABC transporter ATP-binding protein, producing the protein MTTTPLLQLDGLTRRFGGLTAVNDVTLSFGEGEIVGLIGSNGAGKTTLVNLVTGHLKPSAGRVTFAGRDITGSPPYRLARLGLLRTFQVVQPFAQLPARDNVAAAALFSGAAPDMASARDAAEAALLRLGIAHVADKLPPHLTLAERKRLELAKSLAAKPKMLFLDEVNAGLNSAEIDAVLDMIRSIAAEGVTIVVIEHLMKVVRGLCTRLVVLHQGALLADGPTDAVARDPAVIDAYLGARGAAMLEAAR; encoded by the coding sequence ATGACCACAACGCCTTTGCTCCAGCTCGACGGCCTGACCCGCCGTTTCGGCGGCCTGACCGCGGTCAATGACGTCACCCTGTCGTTCGGCGAGGGCGAAATCGTCGGCCTGATCGGCTCCAACGGCGCCGGCAAGACCACCCTGGTCAACCTGGTGACCGGCCATCTCAAGCCGAGCGCCGGCCGGGTCACCTTCGCCGGCCGCGACATCACGGGATCGCCGCCCTACCGGCTCGCCCGCCTTGGGCTGCTGCGCACCTTCCAGGTGGTGCAGCCCTTCGCCCAGCTGCCGGCGCGCGACAACGTCGCGGCGGCAGCCCTGTTCTCGGGCGCGGCACCCGACATGGCCTCGGCCCGCGACGCGGCTGAGGCGGCCTTGCTCAGGCTCGGCATTGCCCATGTCGCCGACAAGCTGCCGCCGCACCTGACGCTTGCCGAACGGAAGCGCCTGGAGCTCGCCAAGTCATTGGCCGCCAAGCCGAAAATGCTGTTCCTCGACGAGGTCAACGCCGGCCTCAACTCGGCCGAGATCGACGCCGTGCTCGACATGATCCGGTCGATCGCCGCCGAAGGCGTCACCATTGTCGTGATCGAACATCTGATGAAGGTCGTGCGCGGCCTGTGCACACGCCTGGTCGTGCTGCATCAGGGCGCGCTGCTGGCCGACGGCCCGACCGACGCGGTCGCCCGCGACCCCGCCGTCATCGATGCCTATCTCGGCGCCCGCGGCGCCGCCATGCTGGAGGCAGCCCGATGA
- a CDS encoding LysR family transcriptional regulator, giving the protein MDFTQLRYFHEVAQVGTIRKASDKLNVAPSALSRQIQQLEHQVGMPLFERHTRGMRLTEAGEIYALHAKLVMMDAERARSELAALRGLERGGVRLVVVEGVVSSYLMEAIGRFRADHPDISFELMVTGTADVVADVRKGDADIGIAFNAKPDPQVEFLFQLDDEVRAMCSPDHPLTRLAKVSLRDVFGYPVAMPVTSFGIRALVDESCRVQRLRAMPALVTNSIDALRTFAKAGIGVSLITGMSCQRDVAAGELVSIRLADPVLVASIDVLVLGGRRLPLAVEAFLRTLRALAAARR; this is encoded by the coding sequence ATGGATTTCACCCAGTTGCGTTATTTTCACGAGGTCGCCCAGGTCGGCACCATCCGCAAGGCCTCGGACAAGCTCAACGTCGCGCCATCGGCCTTGAGCCGGCAGATCCAGCAGCTCGAACACCAGGTCGGCATGCCCCTGTTCGAACGGCACACCCGCGGCATGCGGTTGACCGAGGCCGGCGAGATCTATGCCCTGCACGCCAAGCTGGTGATGATGGACGCCGAACGCGCCCGCTCCGAGCTTGCGGCGCTGCGCGGCCTGGAGCGCGGCGGCGTCAGGCTTGTGGTGGTCGAGGGCGTGGTGTCGAGCTACCTGATGGAGGCGATCGGCCGGTTCCGGGCCGATCACCCCGACATCAGCTTCGAGCTGATGGTGACCGGCACCGCCGATGTCGTCGCCGACGTCCGCAAGGGCGATGCCGACATCGGCATCGCCTTCAACGCCAAGCCGGATCCGCAGGTCGAGTTCCTGTTCCAGCTCGACGACGAGGTCCGGGCCATGTGCAGCCCCGACCACCCGCTGACGCGGCTCGCCAAAGTCTCGCTGCGCGACGTGTTCGGTTATCCGGTTGCCATGCCGGTGACCAGTTTCGGCATCCGGGCGCTGGTCGACGAGAGCTGCCGGGTGCAGCGGCTGCGCGCCATGCCGGCGCTGGTGACCAACAGCATCGATGCCTTGAGGACCTTCGCCAAGGCGGGCATCGGCGTGTCCCTGATCACCGGCATGTCGTGCCAGCGCGATGTCGCCGCCGGCGAACTCGTCTCGATCCGGCTGGCCGATCCTGTGCTCGTCGCTTCCATCGACGTGCTGGTGCTGGGCGGACGTCGGCTGCCGCTGGCTGTCGAGGCCTTCCTCAGGACCTTGCGGGCACTCGCCGCCGCCCGCCGCTGA
- a CDS encoding aldehyde dehydrogenase family protein has translation MTQATFEVIRSPFDGAPVGEMPVADEAAVEAAVVAAGRAFETMRRLPRFARADILDRAAEILRRRRDEAVQIIAAEAGKPLYDARGEVARSLFNLTNAAAETRRFGGHEVPLDMDAGVFEYQTTTSSGAKLDLAKAPIDDLAALRRRVGIARRFPIGPILAIAPFNFPLNLVLHKVAPAIAVGNSVVLKPAPQTPLTSLLLADVFREAGLPDGALSVVHCAVPLAEKLVRDERFAMVTFTGSAKVGWHIKAIAGRKKVALELGGNGAVIVCADADLDLAAARCVRGGMVYGGQYCIGVQRIMVERPVHDAFVEKLLACVRALKVGNPMQEGVDVGPVIDEGSAKRIESWIGEAKAGGARALIGGDRDRAVIQPCVLTDTQPGMKVEDEEIFGPVITVNPFDRFEDAVARANSGKYGLQGGLFTGDLKRAFRAIEDWDVGGLMVNDVPIYRLDNMPFGGWKESGLGREGTVYAMEEMTDIKHLVVNYA, from the coding sequence ATGACGCAAGCCACATTCGAGGTCATTCGCTCGCCGTTCGACGGCGCGCCGGTCGGCGAGATGCCGGTCGCCGACGAGGCCGCGGTCGAGGCCGCCGTCGTCGCCGCCGGCCGCGCCTTCGAGACCATGCGGCGCCTGCCGCGCTTCGCCCGGGCCGACATTCTCGACCGTGCCGCCGAGATCCTGCGGCGGCGCCGCGACGAGGCCGTGCAGATCATCGCCGCGGAGGCCGGCAAGCCGCTCTACGACGCCCGCGGCGAGGTTGCCCGCTCGCTGTTCAACCTGACCAATGCCGCCGCCGAAACCCGCCGCTTCGGCGGCCACGAAGTGCCCTTGGACATGGATGCCGGGGTGTTCGAATATCAGACCACCACCTCGAGCGGCGCCAAGCTCGACCTGGCCAAGGCGCCGATCGACGACCTTGCCGCGCTGCGCCGGCGCGTCGGCATCGCCCGGCGTTTCCCGATCGGCCCGATCCTCGCCATCGCGCCGTTCAACTTTCCGCTCAACCTGGTCCTGCACAAGGTCGCGCCGGCCATTGCGGTCGGCAATTCGGTGGTGCTCAAACCGGCGCCGCAGACACCGCTGACCTCGCTGCTGCTGGCCGACGTGTTCCGCGAGGCCGGGCTGCCCGATGGCGCCCTCTCGGTGGTCCATTGCGCCGTGCCGCTGGCCGAGAAGCTCGTCCGCGACGAACGCTTCGCCATGGTCACCTTCACCGGCTCGGCCAAGGTCGGCTGGCACATCAAGGCGATCGCCGGGCGTAAGAAAGTGGCCCTCGAGCTTGGCGGCAATGGCGCGGTGATCGTCTGCGCCGATGCCGATCTCGATCTCGCGGCGGCGCGCTGCGTGCGCGGCGGCATGGTCTATGGCGGCCAATATTGCATTGGCGTCCAGCGCATCATGGTCGAGCGTCCGGTCCACGACGCCTTCGTCGAAAAGCTGCTGGCCTGCGTGCGCGCGCTGAAGGTCGGCAACCCCATGCAGGAGGGCGTCGATGTCGGCCCGGTCATCGACGAGGGCTCGGCGAAGCGTATCGAGAGCTGGATCGGCGAGGCCAAGGCCGGCGGCGCCCGCGCGCTGATCGGCGGCGACCGCGACCGCGCGGTCATCCAGCCCTGCGTCCTCACCGACACCCAGCCCGGCATGAAGGTCGAGGACGAGGAAATCTTCGGCCCGGTCATCACGGTCAATCCGTTCGACCGGTTCGAGGACGCGGTGGCGCGCGCCAATTCCGGCAAATACGGCCTGCAGGGCGGGCTGTTCACCGGCGACCTGAAGCGCGCCTTCCGCGCCATCGAGGACTGGGACGTCGGCGGCCTGATGGTCAATGACGTGCCGATCTACCGGCTCGACAACATGCCCTTCGGCGGCTGGAAGGAATCCGGTCTCGGCCGCGAAGGCACGGTCTACGCCATGGAAGAGATGACCGACATCAAGCACCTGGTCGTCAACTACGCCTGA
- a CDS encoding branched-chain amino acid ABC transporter permease: MKSLTQSPWLLPVLVLAAGAAIAIGAPALLSQHTYVSRLATSLALLVTLSIAWNLVGGFTGYPSFATAAFFGLGAYATAVAQQAGWPVMAGFALAAICGALLAAPFGFAILRLRGHYFAIASLMLVTILKELTTGWASLTGGGMGINLPGAGGDPIAIARIALQTMVMLAAVALALSIVVAKGRLGFGLACIRMNETAALGAGIDAPRLKTIAFTLSAAICGLAGAAYARWIGYIDPSDVYDVMWSVRPIIATLIGGVGTIFGPVVGAIVYMVFEELMWRNLLTFGTGALGVLIALLVLVMPGGIIPTLLKRKAS, translated from the coding sequence ATGAAATCCTTGACACAATCGCCCTGGCTGCTGCCGGTCCTGGTGCTGGCGGCGGGTGCTGCCATCGCCATCGGCGCGCCGGCACTGCTCAGCCAACACACCTATGTCTCGCGGCTGGCGACCTCGCTCGCGCTGCTGGTGACCCTGTCGATCGCCTGGAACCTGGTCGGCGGCTTCACCGGCTACCCCTCCTTCGCCACCGCCGCCTTTTTCGGCCTTGGCGCCTATGCCACCGCGGTCGCCCAGCAGGCCGGCTGGCCGGTCATGGCCGGCTTTGCACTGGCCGCCATCTGCGGCGCCTTGCTGGCGGCGCCTTTCGGCTTCGCCATCCTGCGCCTGCGCGGCCATTATTTCGCGATCGCCAGCCTCATGCTGGTGACCATCCTGAAGGAACTGACCACCGGCTGGGCCTCCCTCACCGGCGGCGGCATGGGCATCAACCTGCCCGGCGCCGGCGGCGACCCGATCGCCATCGCGCGCATCGCGCTACAGACCATGGTCATGCTGGCGGCCGTCGCCCTGGCCTTGTCGATCGTGGTTGCCAAGGGGCGGCTCGGCTTCGGCCTTGCCTGCATCCGGATGAACGAGACCGCCGCGCTCGGCGCCGGCATCGACGCACCGCGCCTGAAGACCATCGCCTTCACGCTGTCGGCGGCGATCTGTGGCCTGGCCGGTGCGGCCTATGCCCGCTGGATCGGCTATATCGACCCCTCCGACGTCTATGACGTCATGTGGTCGGTGCGCCCGATCATCGCGACCCTGATCGGCGGCGTCGGCACCATTTTCGGGCCGGTGGTCGGCGCCATCGTCTACATGGTTTTCGAAGAGCTCATGTGGCGCAACCTGCTGACCTTCGGCACCGGCGCGCTCGGCGTTCTCATCGCCCTGCTGGTCCTGGTCATGCCGGGCGGCATCATCCCGACCTTGCTGAAGCGGAAAGCGTCATGA
- a CDS encoding YcaO-like family protein codes for MKLRAFVPGAFRASASPGQPQPSDPDLVRDAEAIRRGLYGNQPAATLAPNRGTLDLAFLDAADRAEAIFEVAAPDAPGLVFIGAMTDARRHLDHAGASATVSAGGCGGDFRQAFLACVGEMAERVSQRSPHQSRRIEAGSAAPLGEILTPRDIAALDQLLGDGTSGSQADASLPAHALTRGAATALPAALCLHPIDDAGAVSPAHIGIGCASGPDPEFAMRAGLLEWVERDAAALWWMAGRAPRQVPLETLEEAGLLSLIPHVRQGLATRRSWLLDITSDLEIPCVASVSFDADGGGFVHGSAARPTLAAAARAAFLEMCQIEVARHLIALKMSTVGAERLGAADKAHQARFAVVDAERWSILQPSLAPAPRRPIEASSGDLAAVVEHLARADLQCLAVDLTVAEIGIPVFKTFVPGLQPLPSAIRTSRLADAERRASLPAIPVPLF; via the coding sequence ATGAAGCTTCGCGCCTTTGTTCCAGGAGCCTTCCGGGCCTCGGCCAGCCCAGGGCAGCCTCAGCCGTCCGATCCGGATCTGGTCCGCGATGCCGAGGCTATTCGCCGAGGCCTCTACGGCAATCAACCGGCCGCGACACTCGCGCCGAACCGAGGCACGCTCGATCTTGCCTTTCTCGATGCCGCGGACCGCGCCGAAGCGATTTTCGAAGTCGCCGCTCCCGATGCTCCCGGCCTGGTCTTCATCGGAGCCATGACCGATGCGCGGCGCCACCTCGACCACGCCGGTGCCTCCGCGACCGTCAGCGCCGGCGGCTGCGGCGGCGACTTTCGCCAGGCGTTCCTGGCCTGTGTCGGGGAAATGGCCGAGCGCGTGTCGCAAAGAAGCCCGCACCAAAGCCGCCGGATCGAGGCGGGTTCGGCGGCACCGCTCGGCGAGATCCTCACGCCGCGGGATATCGCCGCACTCGACCAGCTCCTCGGCGATGGAACCAGCGGCAGCCAGGCGGACGCCTCGCTGCCCGCCCATGCGCTGACCCGTGGAGCCGCAACCGCGCTGCCCGCGGCATTGTGCCTTCATCCGATCGATGACGCCGGCGCGGTTTCGCCCGCCCATATCGGCATTGGCTGCGCCTCCGGCCCCGATCCCGAATTCGCCATGCGGGCGGGTCTTCTCGAGTGGGTCGAGCGCGACGCGGCCGCGCTGTGGTGGATGGCCGGCCGGGCGCCGCGCCAGGTTCCACTCGAGACGCTGGAGGAGGCCGGGCTCCTGTCGCTCATTCCGCATGTCCGGCAAGGTCTTGCGACGCGGCGCAGCTGGCTGCTCGACATCACCAGCGACCTGGAAATTCCCTGCGTAGCGAGTGTCTCCTTCGATGCCGACGGAGGCGGTTTCGTGCATGGCTCGGCCGCGCGCCCGACCCTGGCAGCAGCCGCCCGCGCCGCGTTCCTGGAAATGTGTCAGATCGAGGTGGCCCGCCATCTCATCGCACTCAAGATGTCGACCGTCGGAGCTGAACGGCTGGGCGCCGCGGACAAGGCGCATCAGGCCCGTTTCGCCGTCGTCGATGCCGAGCGCTGGTCGATCTTGCAGCCATCCCTGGCGCCAGCGCCGCGGCGCCCCATCGAGGCATCGTCCGGCGACCTCGCCGCGGTGGTCGAACACCTCGCGCGGGCCGACCTGCAGTGCCTGGCGGTCGACCTGACGGTTGCCGAGATCGGCATCCCCGTGTTCAAGACATTCGTGCCCGGACTTCAGCCGCTGCCTTCCGCGATCCGCACGTCGCGGCTCGCCGACGCCGAGCGGCGCGCGAGCCTGCCCGCCATTCCCGTCCCGCTGTTTTGA